In the genome of Leeuwenhoekiella sp. MAR_2009_132, one region contains:
- a CDS encoding cold-shock protein — translation MKGTVKFFNESKGYGFITDDETGKDIFVHATGLNGEVLEEGDQVEYIEEEGRKGKVAAQVRVLND, via the coding sequence ATGAAAGGTACAGTTAAATTTTTTAATGAATCAAAAGGTTACGGATTCATTACTGACGATGAGACAGGAAAAGACATCTTCGTACACGCAACCGGTTTAAACGGTGAAGTATTAGAAGAAGGTGACCAAGTAGAGTACATCGAAGAAGAAGGAAGAAAAGGTAAGGTAGCTGCGCAAGTACGCGTGCTAAACGACTAA
- a CDS encoding amidohydrolase, producing MKTLKVAAIQADLKWEDPEANRSYFDKKIDSLKHEVNLIVLPEMFSTGFSMQPQGIADQGETLNWMLAKAADQNCALAGSLMVFENEQYYNRFYFVTPEGEATTYNKRHRFTLAGEHKVYERGDKPVVISYKGWQILAQVCYDLRFPVFARNTTNYDVAIYVANWPKKRIFAWDTLLKARAIENMCYTIGVNRVGLDGNNYEYNGYSGIYDSLGATLAFAEAEEKTIYAELSKAHLTETREHLNFLADQDAFELK from the coding sequence ATGAAGACTTTAAAAGTAGCCGCAATTCAAGCCGATTTAAAATGGGAAGATCCAGAAGCTAACAGATCGTATTTTGATAAAAAAATTGACAGTCTTAAACACGAGGTAAATCTTATTGTGCTACCAGAAATGTTTTCGACAGGTTTTAGCATGCAACCTCAAGGAATTGCAGACCAGGGAGAAACCTTAAACTGGATGCTTGCTAAAGCAGCTGATCAAAATTGTGCATTGGCAGGAAGTCTTATGGTTTTTGAAAACGAGCAGTACTACAATCGCTTTTATTTTGTTACGCCAGAAGGTGAGGCTACTACTTATAACAAGCGACACCGGTTTACTCTTGCGGGCGAACATAAAGTTTATGAACGTGGTGACAAGCCTGTTGTTATAAGTTATAAAGGATGGCAGATTTTAGCACAGGTATGTTACGATTTGAGATTTCCGGTTTTTGCACGTAATACAACTAATTATGACGTGGCTATCTATGTGGCAAACTGGCCTAAAAAACGAATTTTTGCCTGGGATACCTTGCTTAAAGCAAGAGCTATTGAAAATATGTGTTACACTATAGGTGTAAATAGAGTAGGTTTAGATGGCAATAACTATGAGTACAATGGTTACAGCGGAATTTACGACAGTCTGGGAGCAACTTTAGCTTTCGCGGAAGCTGAAGAAAAAACCATATATGCAGAATTATCTAAAGCTCATTTGACTGAAACGCGGGAGCACCTAAATTTTTTAGCAGATCAAGATGCATTTGAACTTAAATAA
- a CDS encoding chloride channel protein encodes MPGKKPLLHRFHAWRYKHISKTTFIYFLAILTGLLAGLGAVLIKNITHIIQMLLEGKLVENYRYGFYFLFPIIGLAITVLIVKYVIRNPLSHGVPMTLRAISKRKGLLKNYQIFGSLLTAPITVGFGGSVGLESPTVVTGAAISSYLSRIFHMDQANRTLLLGCAAAGAMSCIFKAPIAAIIFAVEVFSLDLTLLSLMPLLLASLSAILTSYFFFGSDTILPFELKDAFTIADFPYYMILGVVAGLVSVYFSKAYFKTSKLYKRWDSALIRLLVAGGSLGILLFLIPPLYGEGFDMINELLDGKAVNALGETFFNDYLDNVWVVIALLAGLVFFKVIASAITFAGGGIGGIFAPVLFMGSVMGNCLAKIINNLGLDGVYISETNFTLVGMTGLLAGVLHAPLTAIFLIAEITGGYGLFIPLMVTAAIAYGINKYFLPHSVYGMELGLKGELITHDKDQAVLTLLNVNDVIESNFIRVRPEMTLGEMVKNAVAKSARNLFPVVNENDELVGVITLDDIREIMFDATLYDTTTIGSLMHAAPEYIYLESDPAKVVMRKFQESGAWNLPVIKDGKYHGFISKSKLLTAYRRMLVSFSRK; translated from the coding sequence AAGCATATTTCTAAGACAACATTTATTTACTTTCTAGCAATACTTACCGGGTTGCTGGCAGGATTAGGTGCGGTTCTTATTAAAAATATCACACACATAATACAAATGTTACTTGAGGGTAAACTTGTAGAAAATTACCGCTACGGTTTCTATTTCTTATTTCCTATAATAGGTCTTGCGATTACCGTTCTCATCGTAAAATATGTAATACGTAATCCATTAAGTCACGGAGTTCCTATGACCTTACGCGCAATTTCGAAGCGTAAAGGTCTTCTCAAAAATTATCAAATATTCGGATCGTTATTAACAGCTCCTATTACGGTAGGTTTTGGAGGTTCGGTAGGTCTAGAAAGCCCTACGGTGGTCACCGGCGCGGCGATTAGCTCCTACCTATCTCGTATTTTTCATATGGATCAGGCAAACCGCACACTTTTACTGGGCTGTGCTGCTGCAGGCGCGATGTCCTGTATTTTTAAGGCACCTATCGCTGCAATCATTTTTGCAGTAGAAGTTTTTAGTCTTGACCTTACCTTGCTCTCCTTAATGCCCTTGCTTTTGGCTTCACTCTCTGCCATATTAACTTCGTATTTCTTTTTTGGTTCAGACACTATTTTACCTTTTGAATTGAAGGATGCCTTTACTATTGCAGACTTTCCGTATTATATGATATTAGGAGTGGTTGCCGGATTAGTTTCGGTATATTTTAGCAAAGCCTATTTTAAAACCAGTAAACTGTATAAGCGATGGGATTCTGCTCTCATACGTTTACTAGTAGCCGGGGGCTCTTTAGGAATACTGTTGTTTTTGATTCCGCCGCTATACGGCGAAGGTTTTGACATGATAAACGAGTTGCTAGATGGCAAGGCCGTAAATGCCTTAGGCGAAACCTTTTTTAATGATTATTTAGATAATGTCTGGGTGGTTATTGCCTTACTCGCAGGCCTTGTGTTTTTTAAAGTTATCGCCTCTGCAATTACATTTGCCGGTGGTGGTATAGGTGGTATTTTTGCTCCTGTACTCTTTATGGGAAGCGTTATGGGTAATTGCCTGGCTAAGATTATTAACAACCTGGGGCTCGACGGTGTTTATATTTCTGAAACAAATTTCACCCTCGTAGGGATGACTGGTTTGCTTGCAGGTGTGCTACATGCCCCATTAACGGCGATCTTTCTTATTGCAGAAATTACTGGTGGCTATGGTCTTTTTATCCCATTAATGGTTACCGCCGCAATAGCCTACGGGATTAATAAATACTTTTTGCCTCACTCTGTTTATGGCATGGAGCTGGGACTTAAAGGTGAACTCATAACACACGATAAAGACCAGGCTGTACTTACGCTGCTTAACGTAAATGATGTAATTGAATCTAATTTTATTCGCGTACGCCCCGAAATGACTTTAGGTGAAATGGTAAAAAATGCAGTTGCAAAATCTGCCCGTAATTTATTTCCGGTAGTTAATGAAAATGATGAGCTCGTAGGTGTAATAACCTTAGATGATATACGTGAGATAATGTTTGATGCCACGTTGTACGATACCACTACCATAGGAAGTTTAATGCACGCTGCGCCAGAGTATATCTATTTAGAATCTGACCCTGCAAAGGTGGTAATGCGTAAATTTCAGGAAAGTGGCGCGTGGAATTTGCCGGTGATTAAAGACGGAAAATATCACGGTTTTATATCAAAATCAAAATTACTAACCGCGTATCGTCGTATGTTGGTTAGTTTTTCAAGAAAATAA